The proteins below come from a single Miscanthus floridulus cultivar M001 chromosome 1, ASM1932011v1, whole genome shotgun sequence genomic window:
- the LOC136496633 gene encoding LOB domain-containing protein 1-like: MDYGNASTGTTAAAQQYNYCRSVSPPSRVSSCSPPPPPPPAVQVVGNVPPTVVLSPCAACKILRRRCADGCVLAPYFPPTEPAKFTTAHRVFGASNIIKLLQDLPESSRADAVSSMVYEAEARLRDPVYGCAGAVCRLQKQANELKVQLARAQADLLNAQAQHANLLALFCVEMANRHGNQYHQQQHPSSPLTTMDCGGGGSGFGAAYQQTFYGSDLDSAT, translated from the exons ATGGACTACGGCAACGCGAGCACGGGCACTACGGCGGCGGCGCAGCAATATAACTACTGTCGCTCCGTGTCTCCGCCGTCGAGGGTGTCGTCGTgctcgccaccaccgccgcctcctcccgCCGTCCAGGTGGTGGGCAACGTGCCGCCGACCGTCGTCCTGAGCCCATGCGCGGCGTGCAAGATCCTCCGCCGCCGCTGCGCCGACGGCTGCGTGCTGGCTCCCTACTTCCCGCCGACGGAGCCCGCCAAGTTCACCACGGCGCACCGAGTGTTCGGCGCCAGCAACATCATCAAGCTCCTCCAG GATTTGCCGGAGAGCTCGCGGGCGGACGCGGTGAGCAGCATGGTGTACGAGGCGGAGGCGCGGCTGCGGGACCCGGTGTACGGGTGCGCGGGGGCGGTGTGCCGGCTGCAGAAGCAGGCCAACGAGCTCAAGGTGCAGCTGGCGCGCGCGCAGGCCGACCTGCTCAACGCGCAGGCGCAGCACGCCAACCTGCTGGCCCTCTTCTGCGTCGAGATGGCCAACCGCCACGGCAACCAgtaccaccagcagcagcacccGTCGTCGCCGCTGACGACGATGGACTGCGGCGGTGGCGGAAGCGGATTCGGCGCGGCGTACCAGCAGACGTTTTACGGCTCGGACCTGGACTCGGCGACGTGA